One stretch of Synechococcus sp. MU1617 DNA includes these proteins:
- a CDS encoding YqaE/Pmp3 family membrane protein: protein MTCGDIFRIIIALFVPPLGVFTQVGLTQPFWINLVIYLFAVGGLGFPVLFGMWPAAVIHALFVILTRK from the coding sequence ATGACCTGTGGCGACATCTTCCGGATCATCATTGCTCTGTTCGTTCCACCCCTTGGCGTCTTCACCCAGGTGGGATTGACCCAGCCTTTTTGGATCAACCTGGTGATCTATCTGTTCGCTGTGGGCGGTCTTGGTTTTCCGGTGTTGTTCGGCATGTGGCCAGCCGCTGTGATTCACGCCCTGTTTGTGATCCTGACCCGCAAATAA
- a CDS encoding DUF389 domain-containing protein → MVVDQQSLLEDQDRVEELHRSYDGEALLNESFIVLTIGASLIASLGLLANNSAVVIGAMVVAPWILPLRVAVFAILIGQARLLSRSLITLAAGAGITLILSMGLGWIARSQGVLVVEALPEQIAARLEPNTFDLGIALAAGAIATYAKVNPGAVSSMAGTAIAVALVPPVCVMGLMLSGPDISSAQGPALLYAANLLGILIGGITVLAIREPYFREKLKRRRRSRLPVLLALGLAMIVGQKLNGRYEQYRFKVKREVAQKQIESEISYYLKNETLTFGANDAVELEKIVFDWPNYWEQNQAPSFRVVVRSVDPKLPSYKQVQNIQDTINSRLAGQFPGLELQMQVQRINVSVVEGNEVDLEVDLEQIFNEAETALAPPQLLEDQPSDQAGDSAEAEICSEPDC, encoded by the coding sequence GTGGTTGTTGATCAACAATCGCTTCTCGAAGATCAAGATCGTGTCGAGGAACTGCACCGCAGTTACGACGGCGAAGCACTGCTGAACGAATCCTTCATCGTTCTGACCATTGGTGCCAGCTTGATCGCCAGCTTGGGATTACTGGCCAACAACTCCGCCGTCGTCATTGGGGCCATGGTTGTAGCCCCCTGGATTCTGCCGCTGAGGGTGGCGGTGTTCGCGATTCTGATCGGGCAGGCCAGGCTGTTGTCCCGATCACTGATCACCCTTGCGGCCGGAGCTGGGATCACCTTGATCCTGTCGATGGGATTGGGCTGGATCGCACGCAGTCAAGGCGTGCTTGTGGTCGAGGCCTTGCCAGAACAGATCGCTGCCCGACTTGAACCCAACACGTTTGATCTGGGAATCGCCCTGGCGGCAGGTGCCATTGCGACCTACGCCAAGGTCAACCCCGGTGCCGTGAGTTCTATGGCTGGCACGGCGATTGCCGTGGCCTTGGTGCCGCCGGTGTGCGTGATGGGATTGATGCTCTCCGGCCCAGACATCAGCAGCGCCCAAGGGCCTGCACTGCTCTATGCCGCCAACTTGCTTGGAATTCTGATTGGTGGGATCACAGTGCTGGCGATTCGTGAGCCGTACTTCCGCGAGAAACTCAAGCGACGACGACGCTCACGCTTACCAGTGCTGTTGGCATTGGGTTTGGCCATGATTGTGGGTCAAAAGCTGAATGGAAGGTATGAGCAATACCGATTCAAGGTGAAGCGGGAGGTTGCCCAAAAACAGATTGAATCTGAGATCAGCTACTACCTGAAGAATGAGACGTTGACCTTTGGCGCCAACGACGCCGTGGAACTCGAAAAGATCGTTTTCGACTGGCCCAACTACTGGGAACAAAATCAAGCCCCAAGCTTCCGGGTGGTGGTGCGATCCGTCGATCCCAAGCTGCCGAGTTACAAGCAGGTTCAGAACATTCAAGACACCATCAACAGCAGACTTGCAGGGCAATTCCCTGGCCTTGAACTGCAGATGCAGGTGCAACGCATCAACGTGAGCGTGGTGGAAGGCAATGAAGTGGACCTCGAGGTTGACCTCGAGCAAATCTTCAACGAGGCAGAAACGGCCCTCGCACCACCTCAGTTGCTTGAAGATCAACCAAGCGATCAAGCAGGAGATTCCGCCGAAGCTGAAATCTGTTCAGAGCCAGATTGCTAA
- a CDS encoding prohibitin family protein: MQTPRRINDPANSLAVVVAVVLSALLLLGQALFIVPAGKVAVVTTLGKVSGGSRLPGLNLKVPFIQSVYPFDVRTQVKPEEFATLTKDLQVIEATATVKYAVRPNEAGRIYRTIAGNDREIYPRIIQPSLLKALKSVFSQYELVTIATEWNDISSLVERTVAEELDKFEYVEVRGLDLTGLQIAEEYRAAIEQKQIAEQQLLRAQTEVKIAEQEALRYDTLNRSLDDQVLYKLFLDKWDGQTEVVPALPGSNGNTPPVIVGRRN; this comes from the coding sequence ATGCAAACCCCACGACGGATCAACGATCCCGCCAACAGCCTCGCCGTTGTGGTTGCCGTCGTTCTCAGCGCGCTGTTGTTGTTGGGGCAGGCTCTGTTCATCGTTCCTGCCGGCAAGGTGGCCGTGGTCACCACCTTGGGAAAGGTGAGCGGGGGATCACGACTGCCCGGCCTCAATCTCAAGGTGCCGTTCATTCAATCGGTGTATCCGTTTGATGTGCGCACCCAGGTCAAACCGGAGGAATTTGCCACCCTCACCAAAGACCTCCAGGTGATCGAAGCCACAGCAACCGTGAAATATGCCGTTCGCCCCAACGAAGCGGGACGGATCTACCGGACGATCGCCGGCAACGACCGCGAGATTTACCCCCGCATCATTCAGCCGTCATTGCTGAAGGCACTGAAGTCGGTCTTCTCCCAGTACGAGCTGGTCACCATTGCCACCGAATGGAACGACATCTCCTCGCTGGTGGAGCGCACGGTCGCCGAAGAGCTAGACAAATTTGAATATGTGGAAGTGCGCGGTTTGGACCTCACAGGTCTGCAGATTGCCGAGGAATACCGCGCAGCCATTGAACAGAAACAGATCGCCGAGCAGCAACTGCTCCGCGCCCAGACCGAAGTGAAGATCGCTGAACAGGAAGCCTTGCGTTACGACACCCTTAACCGAAGCCTTGATGATCAGGTGCTCTACAAGCTGTTCCTCGATAAGTGGGATGGGCAAACGGAGGTTGTACCGGCCCTTCCGGGCAGCAACGGCAACACGCCTCCAGTAATTGTGGGGCGACGCAACTGA
- a CDS encoding DUF3288 family protein, whose protein sequence is MTDDMQQTHPLYAIDRDQIDAVLGHEGAPGPQQLTTIAALFSRYADFPGAEDIRDDLQKCLTLWGLSRVELNLKTREIWESGWRPGQDPVAEGVGSGADVEDAEA, encoded by the coding sequence ATGACCGACGACATGCAGCAAACCCATCCGCTTTACGCCATCGATCGCGACCAGATCGATGCTGTGTTGGGTCATGAGGGCGCGCCAGGCCCGCAGCAGTTGACAACGATTGCCGCATTGTTTTCTCGATATGCGGATTTTCCTGGCGCTGAAGATATTCGCGACGATCTGCAGAAATGTCTCACGCTATGGGGACTATCTCGCGTCGAGTTGAATCTCAAGACGCGGGAAATCTGGGAAAGTGGTTGGCGGCCTGGGCAGGATCCTGTGGCTGAGGGTGTTGGCTCTGGGGCTGATGTTGAGGATGCAGAAGCTTGA
- a CDS encoding DUF3303 domain-containing protein yields MTFLMHWSFKTGYHEIAAKKFLATGAPFPECKSWKRFHAPGSVEGWILVEADNADACYEHAAEWAECLDWEVTPVLTDEQAGPLIAKAYS; encoded by the coding sequence ATGACCTTTTTGATGCACTGGTCTTTCAAGACCGGTTACCACGAGATTGCGGCCAAGAAGTTTCTGGCAACGGGTGCGCCCTTCCCGGAGTGCAAGTCTTGGAAGCGCTTCCATGCACCTGGCTCGGTCGAAGGCTGGATCCTCGTGGAGGCAGACAACGCCGACGCCTGTTACGAGCACGCTGCTGAGTGGGCCGAGTGTCTCGATTGGGAGGTCACCCCAGTGCTGACAGATGAGCAGGCTGGCCCCCTGATCGCCAAGGCCTACAGCTGA
- a CDS encoding helix-turn-helix domain-containing protein, with protein sequence MAPRRLSDSEKQDLVGRYKAGESTAALAEAFGCSPNTVSRTVKALLPADAYAALKASRQKGSVTPPPVAVTPAEESEADSLKDDDTSLALDDADDFGEDPDEELADDDDNAGVETFTELVPLLGVGDLSDRPLNQAQPFSVDLLPDSAYMLVDKVVELDARPLKEFPELGLLDDAEQERQGLCLFVSPRAAKRQCGRSQRVIKVPDMAVFQRTSSFLLARGITRLVVDGTLIALDA encoded by the coding sequence ATGGCCCCGCGTCGTCTCAGCGACAGCGAGAAGCAGGATCTGGTCGGTCGTTACAAGGCCGGCGAGTCAACAGCTGCTTTGGCTGAGGCCTTTGGCTGCAGTCCCAATACCGTCAGCCGCACGGTGAAAGCACTGCTGCCCGCTGATGCCTACGCCGCACTGAAGGCCAGCCGGCAAAAAGGGTCTGTCACCCCTCCACCGGTAGCCGTCACTCCGGCTGAAGAATCTGAGGCTGACTCCCTCAAGGACGACGACACCAGCCTGGCCCTCGATGACGCGGATGACTTCGGCGAGGACCCTGATGAGGAGCTAGCTGACGACGATGACAACGCCGGCGTTGAAACGTTCACGGAGCTTGTTCCCCTTCTAGGCGTAGGAGACCTCAGTGATCGCCCTCTGAATCAAGCCCAACCGTTCAGTGTCGACCTGCTGCCCGACAGCGCTTACATGCTGGTTGACAAGGTGGTCGAGCTGGATGCCCGCCCCCTCAAGGAGTTCCCCGAGTTGGGCCTCCTCGACGATGCCGAACAGGAACGCCAGGGGTTGTGCCTGTTTGTCAGCCCCCGCGCGGCCAAGCGCCAGTGCGGGCGCAGTCAACGGGTGATCAAGGTTCCCGACATGGCTGTTTTTCAGCGCACCAGCAGTTTCCTGCTGGCCCGTGGCATCACTCGCTTGGTGGTGGATGGAACCTTGATTGCGTTGGATGCCTGA
- the rsmI gene encoding 16S rRNA (cytidine(1402)-2'-O)-methyltransferase, whose protein sequence is MQRDEPSGGSLYLVGTPIGHLGDLSPRARDLLRSVDVIACEDTRHSGQLLSSLGAGGRKLSFHQHNTRTRLPQLLDLLAEGLSMAVISDAGLPGISDPGEELVAAAHQAGHPVICIPGPCAATTALVSSGLPSGRFCFEGFLPTKGKERRARLDDISHEPRTIVLYEAPHRLITLLEELQHHCGGDRPLQVARELTKRHEEQVGPTVDHALLHFQQHPPQGECTVVLGGAPLVEAEEPNDDELLRQLQVLQDEGASASDAARQLAQTTGLSRRRLYALLHQATSN, encoded by the coding sequence ATGCAGCGGGATGAACCAAGCGGCGGCAGCCTTTATCTGGTGGGCACTCCCATTGGTCACCTGGGGGACCTGTCGCCACGAGCGCGCGATTTGCTCCGCAGCGTGGATGTGATCGCCTGCGAAGACACCCGCCACAGCGGACAGCTGCTCAGCAGTCTTGGAGCAGGCGGCCGCAAGCTCTCTTTTCATCAGCACAACACCCGCACACGCTTACCCCAACTGCTGGATCTGCTGGCAGAGGGGCTAAGCATGGCGGTGATCAGTGATGCCGGGCTGCCGGGCATCAGCGACCCCGGTGAAGAGCTGGTGGCCGCTGCGCACCAAGCCGGGCATCCCGTGATCTGCATCCCTGGCCCCTGCGCCGCCACCACCGCTCTGGTGAGCAGCGGCTTACCCAGTGGACGCTTCTGTTTCGAAGGATTCCTGCCAACCAAAGGCAAGGAGCGACGGGCACGCCTGGACGACATCAGCCACGAACCCCGCACCATCGTGCTGTACGAAGCGCCGCACCGCCTGATCACATTGCTCGAGGAACTTCAGCACCACTGCGGAGGAGACCGTCCCCTGCAGGTGGCACGGGAACTCACCAAACGCCACGAAGAACAGGTGGGGCCGACGGTGGACCATGCCTTGCTGCACTTTCAGCAGCACCCCCCCCAAGGGGAATGCACGGTTGTGCTTGGGGGAGCACCGCTGGTGGAAGCGGAAGAACCCAACGACGATGAGCTGCTCAGGCAGCTGCAGGTGTTGCAGGACGAAGGTGCAAGCGCCAGTGACGCTGCACGGCAATTGGCCCAAACCACAGGGCTGTCCAGACGACGGCTGTATGCCCTCTTGCACCAGGCCACGTCAAACTGA